The sequence below is a genomic window from Pantanalinema sp..
GCGTCTCGCCCGCCCCGACACCGATCGCTTCGTCCCCTGGGGCCGGCAGAAAGCGCGACCGCTCGCTCGATTCCTCGCCAAGCAGCGCTTGGCGCGTCCTGTCATGGAGCGTTTGCCCGTGCTCGCCGCAGGCGACGACGTGCTCTGGGCGGTGGGGATACGGCGATCGGCCCACGCCCCGATCGGCCCGGCGACGCGGCGCATCGTGAGAGCGATCGGCGAAAAGCCGCAGGGGGCCGGATGAAACCTCCGGCCCCCCGCGGCTTTTCGCTTACTTGCCCAGCAACGCCGGGACGCCGATCCGCCGCTCGAGGGATCGCGCCAGCTCGCCCAGCTTGAAGAAGGCCACCGTCTCCTGGAGGCTCTGGGCCTGGTGGCTGAGATCGTCCGCGGCCTTCGCCACCTGCTCGGTCGCAACCGCCGCCTCCTGCGAGCTCCTGCTCAGGCTGTCGACGGCGATCACCACCTGCCCCGCCCCCTGGCGCTGCTCGGAGGTCGCGTAGGTGACGGTCTTGGTGAGCTGGGCCATCTCGCCCACCGCCTCCGTGACCTGGTCGTTGATCGACGCCATCTGCTCGGCCGCCGCCACGATCTGCTGGCTGGCGCGAGCCTGCTCGCTGGTCGCGGCCGAGACCTCGCTGAGCAGGACGTTGACCTGCTGAGCGGCATCCTTGATCCTGCCGAGCGCCTCGCCCGTGCGATTGGCAAGCTCGGCCCCTTCCGTCACCTTGGCGGCTCCCTCCCGGGTCACGCCGACGGCCTGGGTGGTCTCCTGCTGGATGCCCTTGATGAGAGCACCGATCTCACCGGTCGCCTTCGCCGAGCGCTCGGCGAGCTTGCGGACCTCGTCGGCGACCACCGCGAAGCCCCGGCCCGCCTCGCCCGCCCGCGCCGCCTCGATGGCGGCGTTGAGCGCCAGCAGGTTGGTCTGCTCGGCGATGTCGTCGATCACCTCGATGATTGCCCCGATCTCGCCCGAGCGCTGATCGAGCAGGTGGATGGTCTCGAGGATGCCCCCCATGGTGTCCGAGATGGCCTTCATCCCGGCGATCGTCTCCATGACGGCCGCCTCGCCGGCATCCGCGGCCGAGGAGGCCCGGTCGGAGACTTGGCTGGCGTGGGCGACGTTGCCCGCCACCTGCTGGATGCTCGCCGCCATCTCGGCGATCGCGCTGCTGGTCTGGGTGACGGCCGCCGCCAGCTCGTC
It includes:
- a CDS encoding tRNA lysidine(34) synthetase TilS C-terminal domain-containing protein; the encoded protein is RLARPDTDRFVPWGRQKARPLARFLAKQRLARPVMERLPVLAAGDDVLWAVGIRRSAHAPIGPATRRIVRAIGEKPQGAG